In Xanthomonas sp. SI, the following are encoded in one genomic region:
- a CDS encoding serine kinase: protein MQLSTVRTQRWEPVAGTAATQAGVAADPFHDRLRRDHVLSKQLLGGRFRFESNSEALLQLVEAAFGGVPPHQLPEAADFHIELNLVARHDAPYVFALQPPPVQTHSGAGALCGVIDADNYMVLMPDQGRALLVVSQDMLAHPYHVRYELIEFAVFVLAARAMRLVPLHGACVGAGGRGVLLLGASGAGKSTLALHSMLRGLEFLAEDALFVEPQRMLATGIGNFLHLRPDLLRLVDEQTRAWIAAAPTIRRRSGAVKHEVDIRNGRACLAPAPLQLAGAVFVSSTVAADPQQLLRPIAEHEVLERLTADQPYAAAQPGWSLFARQLQRLGVYELQRGTHPDASVDAVLQLLR, encoded by the coding sequence ATGCAGCTCTCGACCGTGCGCACGCAACGCTGGGAGCCTGTGGCCGGCACTGCCGCAACCCAGGCTGGGGTTGCCGCCGATCCGTTTCACGACCGGCTGCGGCGCGACCACGTCCTCAGCAAGCAACTGCTGGGTGGCCGCTTCCGCTTCGAAAGCAATAGCGAGGCCTTGCTGCAGTTGGTCGAAGCGGCGTTCGGCGGCGTACCGCCGCACCAGCTGCCGGAGGCAGCCGACTTCCATATCGAGCTGAACCTGGTCGCGCGCCACGACGCACCCTATGTGTTCGCGCTGCAGCCGCCGCCGGTGCAGACCCATTCCGGCGCGGGCGCGCTGTGCGGGGTCATCGACGCCGACAACTACATGGTGCTGATGCCGGACCAGGGCAGGGCGCTGCTGGTGGTGTCGCAAGACATGCTCGCCCATCCCTACCATGTGCGCTACGAACTGATCGAGTTCGCGGTGTTCGTGCTGGCGGCGCGCGCGATGCGCCTGGTGCCGCTGCACGGCGCCTGTGTCGGCGCTGGCGGGCGCGGTGTGTTGCTGCTCGGCGCCAGCGGTGCGGGCAAGTCCACGCTGGCCCTGCACAGCATGCTGCGCGGGCTGGAGTTCCTAGCCGAGGACGCGTTGTTCGTCGAGCCGCAGCGCATGCTCGCCACCGGCATCGGCAACTTCCTGCACCTGCGGCCGGATCTGCTGCGGCTGGTCGACGAGCAGACCCGCGCCTGGATCGCAGCCGCGCCGACGATCCGGCGCCGCAGCGGCGCGGTCAAGCACGAAGTCGATATCCGCAATGGTCGCGCATGCCTGGCGCCCGCGCCGTTGCAGCTTGCCGGTGCGGTGTTCGTCTCCAGCACGGTTGCCGCGGATCCGCAGCAGCTGTTGCGGCCCATCGCCGAACACGAGGTGCTCGAACGCCTGACCGCCGACCAGCCGTACGCCGCCGCGCAACCGGGATGGTCGCTGTTCGCACGCCAGCTGCAAAGGCTGGGCGTGTACGAGCTGCAACGCGGCACGCATCCGGATGCTTCGGTCGACGCCGTGCTGCAGTTGCTGCGATGA
- a CDS encoding ABC transporter ATP-binding protein: MTARTTAPDQAPPLLRTFIATLDRGERMRICLYVVLSLVCALAGAVATVALVPLVQPGHALTLGGHVLALPDGILAQAAIFVVASAGFALLRWTGARLAADLASGHAVRLRRMVHARLLDAPLPALVDASSAEIANVLTYNIEIIVQGFSALLQLLVAAITAGVSLGIAFLVSPILVLALPPLLGLAVLAFRISGHEQARVSRQYVVDMTRLFWLSEDFPRRLRHVRSFEREDLEKSGYDAISSRLSHGYWRQQALVASGRLLLELSAVAAIAAIMLLAGLWHGIDRGALITVGLLLGRLLPYLVSTRQSFQQLRSAAPALELWQHYVGLGTARAVPATPRAAAPMHGPLRIHRIGLAPPLAAVAIGELILAPGSMTLICGHSGAGKSSLMDVLAGMVEPREFAAQCDGQTLDFAAYRALVRHGAYVGQSVRPWQHTVRDCLAWAEPGASEAAMWQALRDVSLAARLQAGAQGLDTTLNSAAAKLSGGELQRLLLAQVILRQPRIALLDEATSALDAVSEKHVLSTLRQRLPRTALVVVSHRTSLSAVADRCLHMARPASAPLPMAQQPL; the protein is encoded by the coding sequence ATGACCGCACGCACCACCGCGCCCGACCAAGCGCCGCCGCTGCTGCGCACCTTCATCGCCACCCTGGATCGTGGCGAGCGGATGCGCATCTGTCTCTACGTCGTGCTGTCGTTGGTCTGCGCGCTGGCCGGCGCCGTGGCCACGGTCGCCCTGGTGCCGCTGGTGCAACCCGGGCATGCACTGACCCTCGGCGGCCACGTGCTCGCATTGCCCGACGGGATCCTGGCCCAGGCGGCAATCTTCGTCGTCGCCAGCGCCGGTTTCGCCCTGCTGCGTTGGACCGGCGCACGGCTGGCCGCTGACCTGGCCAGCGGCCATGCGGTGCGCCTGCGCCGCATGGTGCACGCGCGCCTGCTCGACGCGCCGCTGCCGGCGCTGGTCGACGCCAGCTCGGCGGAAATCGCCAACGTCCTCACCTACAACATCGAGATCATCGTCCAGGGCTTCAGCGCCTTGCTGCAGTTGCTGGTAGCCGCTATCACCGCCGGCGTCAGCCTGGGCATCGCCTTTCTGGTGTCGCCCATCCTGGTGTTGGCGCTGCCGCCGCTGCTGGGCCTGGCCGTGCTCGCGTTCCGCATCTCCGGCCACGAACAGGCCCGGGTCAGCCGCCAGTACGTCGTCGACATGACCCGGCTGTTCTGGCTCAGCGAGGATTTCCCGCGGCGCCTGCGCCACGTGCGTTCGTTCGAACGCGAAGACCTGGAGAAAAGCGGTTACGACGCGATCTCCAGCCGGCTCAGCCATGGCTACTGGCGGCAACAGGCACTGGTCGCCTCGGGCCGACTGCTGCTCGAACTCAGCGCCGTCGCCGCCATCGCCGCGATCATGCTGCTGGCCGGCCTCTGGCACGGCATCGACCGCGGCGCGCTGATCACCGTAGGCCTATTGTTGGGGCGGTTGCTGCCATATCTGGTCTCGACCCGGCAGAGCTTCCAGCAACTGCGATCGGCAGCACCGGCGCTGGAGCTATGGCAACACTATGTGGGCCTGGGGACGGCGAGGGCGGTGCCGGCAACGCCGCGCGCGGCCGCGCCCATGCATGGCCCGCTGCGGATCCACCGGATCGGCCTGGCGCCGCCGCTGGCCGCGGTCGCGATCGGCGAACTGATCCTGGCGCCCGGCAGCATGACCTTGATCTGCGGACACTCCGGTGCCGGCAAGAGCAGCCTGATGGACGTGCTCGCCGGCATGGTCGAACCGCGCGAGTTCGCCGCGCAATGCGATGGGCAAACGCTGGATTTCGCGGCGTACCGCGCCCTGGTCCGGCATGGCGCCTATGTCGGTCAGAGCGTGCGACCGTGGCAGCACACGGTACGCGACTGCCTCGCCTGGGCCGAGCCGGGCGCCAGCGAAGCGGCGATGTGGCAGGCGCTGCGCGACGTCAGCCTGGCCGCACGCCTGCAGGCTGGCGCGCAGGGCCTGGACACTACCTTGAACAGCGCCGCCGCCAAACTCTCCGGCGGCGAACTGCAGCGCTTGCTGCTGGCACAGGTGATCCTCAGGCAGCCGCGGATCGCCTTGCTCGACGAAGCCACCAGCGCACTCGACGCGGTCTCGGAGAAGCATGTGCTGTCGACGCTGCGGCAACGCCTGCCGCGCACCGCGCTGGTCGTCGTGTCGCACCGGACCAGCCTGTCGGCCGTGGCCGACCGCTGCCTGCACATGGCGCGCCCGGCATCGGCGCCGCTGCCGATGGCACAACAGCCGCTCTGA
- a CDS encoding TraX family protein — protein sequence MTSGARELLKWIALLLMTGDHVAKVLDDGYLPVVSELGRVAFPLFALVMAYNLAQPGADVLKSVRRLLLWGILAQPACGLAFGYWVPFNVLLSFALAAAAIWSIQQRQWTLLGMCVLAAPPLVDYNWAGLILVLAAWWVFRLRAVPQAPRQEAMRHGVRYVVEHRYARIAILVVAFGPLCWWNGNGWALLALPLMALLVNRNFPIPRTRWAFYFYYVGHLALLAVLARTMAVHAA from the coding sequence ATGACCAGCGGTGCCCGGGAACTGTTGAAATGGATCGCCTTGCTGCTGATGACCGGCGATCACGTGGCGAAGGTGCTCGACGACGGCTACCTCCCGGTCGTGTCCGAACTCGGCCGTGTCGCGTTCCCGTTGTTCGCCCTGGTCATGGCCTACAACCTGGCCCAGCCTGGCGCCGACGTGCTCAAGTCCGTGCGCAGGCTGCTGCTGTGGGGAATCCTGGCCCAGCCGGCGTGTGGACTGGCGTTCGGCTACTGGGTGCCGTTCAACGTGCTGCTGAGCTTCGCCCTGGCGGCGGCGGCGATCTGGAGTATCCAGCAACGGCAGTGGACCTTGCTCGGCATGTGCGTCCTGGCGGCGCCGCCGCTGGTGGACTACAACTGGGCCGGACTGATTCTGGTGCTGGCAGCCTGGTGGGTGTTCCGTTTGCGCGCGGTGCCGCAGGCGCCACGCCAGGAAGCCATGCGGCACGGCGTCCGCTACGTGGTCGAACACCGCTATGCGCGCATCGCCATACTCGTCGTGGCGTTCGGACCGCTGTGCTGGTGGAACGGCAACGGCTGGGCCTTGCTGGCATTGCCATTGATGGCGCTGCTGGTGAACCGCAATTTCCCCATTCCCCGGACGCGCTGGGCGTTCTATTTCTACTACGTGGGGCATCTGGCGCTGCTTGCGGTGCTGGCGCGAACGATGGCCGTACATGCCGCCTGA
- a CDS encoding adenylate/guanylate cyclase domain-containing protein translates to MGHSWNEDRTKKRLATRYEEVRQVDIRDYKRETSLDDIPVSRAYRVNGAHVYIDIVNLQDMLNCTSVEGEICHKRALRFLNQHYRAVHRILLESEVVRVDFHNQRLHAVVTKPYGAAEERARIERAIAIAKLTIDVLAETGSADEHIANAQVRVGIDSGMALAVNNGRRASREPLFLGSPANQAAKCAGYGTTEGIYLTHSARAMLELPALSGDKDRSTPLTEEQIAACVEGAALGVSKARIIELWKDEQKDIPIGEFEFSRPTPPLSDLEFSLLSAAKSKRFDGVSMYADIDGFTNFVDRHLEDDPEHLVRALHVLRSELDAVVHSDFGGRRVRFIGDCLHGVLLEGTAHATDSEATVSSAVQCAGALRSSFSAAIEHLNSEGSETDELGLAIGFELGPLAISRLGMKGSLLRCATGRAVLISEAEQKGCDGVQTAIGEKAYKAGTEAVRRVFTTERKVANLDYAAAVEELAASGDRVAKEALAAHYAEVAPAVAPALAQPIRPHVVAR, encoded by the coding sequence ATGGGACATAGCTGGAACGAAGATCGCACCAAGAAGCGCCTCGCAACTCGTTACGAGGAGGTTCGCCAGGTGGACATCCGCGACTACAAGCGGGAAACCTCGCTGGATGACATCCCCGTCAGCCGTGCCTACCGGGTTAACGGCGCGCATGTCTATATCGACATCGTCAATCTGCAGGACATGCTCAACTGCACCAGCGTCGAGGGCGAGATTTGCCACAAGCGCGCTCTTCGCTTCCTGAATCAGCATTACCGGGCCGTGCATCGCATCCTCCTCGAGAGCGAGGTGGTCCGCGTCGATTTTCACAATCAGCGCCTCCACGCGGTGGTGACTAAGCCCTATGGCGCTGCCGAGGAGCGCGCCCGGATCGAGCGCGCCATCGCCATCGCCAAGCTCACCATCGACGTGCTGGCCGAAACCGGCAGTGCGGATGAGCACATCGCCAATGCCCAGGTTCGCGTCGGTATTGACAGCGGGATGGCGCTGGCCGTCAACAACGGCCGCCGCGCGAGTCGTGAGCCGCTCTTCCTTGGCTCTCCGGCCAACCAGGCCGCCAAGTGCGCCGGGTATGGCACGACGGAGGGCATCTACCTCACGCACAGCGCCCGAGCCATGCTGGAACTGCCGGCTCTGAGCGGAGACAAAGACCGCAGCACCCCGCTCACCGAGGAACAGATTGCGGCCTGCGTAGAGGGGGCCGCACTGGGCGTTTCCAAGGCGCGCATCATCGAGCTCTGGAAGGATGAGCAAAAGGACATCCCCATTGGTGAGTTTGAGTTCAGCCGACCCACCCCGCCGCTTTCAGATCTGGAATTCAGCCTGCTTAGCGCGGCAAAGTCGAAGCGCTTCGATGGTGTCTCGATGTATGCGGACATTGATGGGTTTACCAACTTCGTGGATAGGCACTTGGAAGACGACCCGGAGCATCTTGTTCGCGCCTTGCATGTCCTGCGCTCTGAGCTTGACGCGGTAGTGCATTCCGACTTCGGCGGGCGCCGCGTTCGCTTCATCGGTGACTGCCTGCACGGAGTTCTATTGGAAGGAACGGCACACGCGACGGATTCGGAGGCGACAGTCAGTAGCGCCGTTCAATGTGCGGGGGCGCTGCGGAGCAGCTTCTCCGCGGCTATTGAGCACTTGAATTCGGAAGGCTCGGAAACTGATGAGTTGGGTCTGGCCATTGGCTTCGAACTGGGTCCACTTGCGATTTCCCGACTGGGCATGAAGGGAAGCCTCTTGCGCTGCGCAACTGGCCGAGCCGTTTTGATTTCGGAGGCCGAACAGAAGGGCTGTGATGGCGTGCAGACCGCTATTGGCGAAAAGGCCTACAAGGCCGGAACCGAAGCAGTTCGTAGGGTGTTTACCACTGAGCGGAAGGTGGCCAACCTCGACTACGCTGCGGCCGTAGAAGAGCTTGCGGCCTCTGGAGACCGAGTAGCCAAGGAAGCCTTGGCGGCGCACTATGCTGAGGTGGCTCCCGCGGTCGCGCCGGCGCTTGCGCAACCCATTCGCCCCCACGTCGTCGCCCGTTGA
- a CDS encoding E2 domain-containing protein, whose protein sequence is MASPFELLQSVATEYGATLYPGATGGLVDISVTRPGGTVRAFKLHLTIAGEHVFAREAPDHHLLPKFCPDRHINHDQSFCLGWGDGNPSRIIDEVAARQWWATVYQFLTHQASANARGVFPGAENGRAHGDAAKHQAIAERAAERLGAEFKAAASMGNFLVREDVRPNKHRLELWRANRLVARVSLRSKTLLAERLPCPCGSSPECEIDTCSDHAEALATFILEQHRCVVADKAYLDQCAAAGDICCGTLEECGLRKAIRRKQASSAKKESSQRARTSKYWLPPAKSKRPR, encoded by the coding sequence ATGGCGTCGCCATTTGAACTGCTGCAGAGCGTGGCAACCGAATACGGTGCCACGCTGTATCCTGGCGCAACAGGCGGGCTGGTTGACATCTCAGTCACCCGCCCAGGCGGAACAGTGCGTGCGTTCAAGCTCCACCTCACAATCGCCGGGGAACATGTGTTTGCGCGAGAAGCACCCGACCATCACCTACTGCCAAAATTCTGCCCTGATCGCCATATCAACCATGACCAAAGCTTCTGCCTAGGCTGGGGGGACGGCAATCCTAGCCGCATCATCGACGAAGTTGCAGCTAGGCAGTGGTGGGCTACGGTTTACCAGTTCCTGACCCATCAAGCCAGCGCGAACGCCCGCGGGGTCTTCCCCGGCGCAGAGAACGGTCGAGCTCATGGCGATGCTGCCAAGCACCAAGCCATTGCCGAGCGAGCAGCAGAACGTCTGGGTGCAGAGTTCAAGGCTGCGGCCAGTATGGGTAACTTTTTGGTGCGTGAGGATGTGCGCCCCAACAAACATCGACTGGAACTCTGGCGGGCCAATCGGCTGGTTGCGCGCGTTTCACTTCGCAGCAAAACCCTGCTAGCCGAACGGCTGCCCTGCCCCTGTGGGTCCAGTCCAGAGTGCGAAATAGATACATGCAGTGACCATGCCGAAGCTTTGGCAACATTCATTCTTGAACAGCATCGCTGCGTGGTGGCGGACAAGGCTTACCTCGACCAATGCGCTGCAGCAGGTGATATCTGCTGTGGCACGCTTGAAGAATGCGGACTTCGGAAAGCCATCCGGCGCAAGCAGGCCTCATCCGCAAAAAAAGAGAGCTCTCAGCGTGCAAGAACTTCAAAATACTGGCTGCCACCAGCCAAATCAAAGCGACCGCGTTAA
- a CDS encoding Pycsar system effector family protein, whose amino-acid sequence MQELQNTGCHQPNQSDRVNAAWQQLQLVLGFFSRVDTKLSVGLGINLGMLAMIATRLPKVDELTLLISVIGVLFLAPLTVSFWHLWWGYFPDMRGGSDSLIYFVRIARLSESDFIAACSKRTLSEFESDILGQCWRNSKVLSLKFQSLKYSYRATVVAIAPWMALITVLPPPPK is encoded by the coding sequence GTGCAAGAACTTCAAAATACTGGCTGCCACCAGCCAAATCAAAGCGACCGCGTTAACGCTGCATGGCAGCAACTCCAGCTCGTGCTTGGATTCTTCTCGCGCGTAGATACGAAACTTTCGGTTGGGCTTGGCATCAACTTGGGCATGCTCGCCATGATTGCTACCCGACTGCCCAAGGTGGATGAGCTAACGTTACTGATCTCAGTCATTGGGGTGCTTTTCCTCGCCCCGCTCACCGTAAGCTTCTGGCATCTATGGTGGGGATACTTCCCGGACATGCGCGGTGGATCTGACTCGCTAATCTACTTCGTTCGAATAGCCCGCCTGAGCGAGTCGGACTTCATAGCGGCGTGCTCGAAGAGAACATTGAGCGAATTTGAGAGCGACATCCTGGGTCAGTGCTGGCGGAACTCCAAGGTACTTTCGCTCAAGTTCCAGTCTTTAAAGTATTCCTATCGCGCCACTGTAGTGGCCATAGCTCCATGGATGGCACTCATCACCGTACTGCCGCCGCCTCCAAAGTAG
- a CDS encoding TIR domain-containing protein, protein MKMIDRFRGDAGRRLLVGALIHQKMVGGNMALAEMLADLVQLRQLEAGEPLIVENAADNDLYLVLDGTFDIVVKGTKVAQRKINDVVGEIAAVDPTMRRTADVFAVTEGLVAALTEEDLSKVSAVHPEVFRHIAVLMGQKLKQRNDRVRATHSKIRVFLISSRESMPIARAVHNAFSYDAFDVIPWQEGAFKATGYTLQTLEDEVDRADFAIAIAHADDIVEYCEKDWPAPRDNVIFELGLFMGRLGRQRAILLEPRNNKVKLPSDLAGVTTITYRFDKASADKQAMIAPACNELRDHIMNTGPRREG, encoded by the coding sequence ATGAAAATGATTGATCGTTTTAGAGGTGACGCCGGTCGACGACTGCTTGTCGGTGCACTAATCCACCAAAAAATGGTGGGGGGCAATATGGCGCTGGCTGAGATGCTGGCCGATCTCGTCCAACTACGTCAGTTGGAAGCAGGAGAGCCGCTCATCGTAGAGAACGCGGCTGACAACGATCTGTACCTCGTGCTTGATGGCACGTTCGACATTGTCGTGAAAGGCACAAAAGTTGCACAGAGAAAGATCAACGACGTGGTAGGAGAGATCGCAGCAGTCGACCCAACAATGCGGCGCACGGCGGATGTATTCGCAGTGACCGAAGGGCTGGTCGCCGCGCTGACAGAAGAGGATTTATCAAAGGTTTCCGCCGTCCACCCGGAAGTATTTCGGCACATTGCGGTCTTGATGGGCCAGAAGCTGAAGCAGCGTAACGATCGGGTGCGTGCTACACACTCCAAGATACGCGTCTTTCTGATCAGCTCGCGTGAGTCCATGCCGATCGCCCGTGCCGTCCATAACGCGTTTTCCTATGACGCTTTTGATGTTATTCCTTGGCAGGAGGGGGCTTTCAAGGCAACCGGTTACACGCTCCAAACGCTGGAGGACGAAGTCGATAGGGCCGACTTCGCCATCGCTATCGCTCATGCGGACGACATCGTCGAGTACTGTGAAAAGGACTGGCCAGCACCGCGCGACAATGTAATCTTCGAACTTGGCCTATTCATGGGACGACTGGGCCGTCAGCGCGCCATCTTACTCGAGCCACGCAATAACAAAGTCAAGCTTCCTAGCGACTTAGCCGGCGTCACGACCATCACCTATCGGTTCGACAAGGCCAGCGCAGACAAGCAGGCCATGATCGCGCCGGCATGCAATGAACTGCGTGACCACATCATGAACACAGGCCCGCGCCGAGAGGGTTAA
- a CDS encoding adenylate/guanylate cyclase domain-containing protein gives MGLKDDLIASCAIVHATKWDVVAARVVPAPIDIGLGNAAKNLSQAVVLYADLDGSTAMVDTKYWWFSAEVYKNFLNAAAKIVKSEGGVITAYDGDRIMAIFFETNGGDAAVRAALRINWAVRNIINPAIKARYNTDFIARHTVGIDISDLHAVRTGVRGDNDLVWVGRAANYAAKLTTLSTESPTWITKAVHDKLSEGLLAKDGVPIWKKWEWTSMNQHPIRSSTWELPIS, from the coding sequence ATGGGACTCAAAGATGACCTGATTGCCAGCTGCGCGATAGTACATGCCACCAAATGGGACGTAGTCGCCGCGCGCGTGGTCCCCGCTCCGATAGATATTGGGCTAGGTAATGCAGCCAAGAATCTGTCGCAAGCGGTGGTGCTCTACGCAGATCTTGACGGGTCCACAGCCATGGTAGACACCAAATATTGGTGGTTCAGCGCCGAGGTCTACAAGAACTTCCTTAATGCAGCGGCCAAAATCGTCAAATCGGAGGGTGGCGTAATCACCGCCTATGACGGCGATCGGATCATGGCAATCTTCTTTGAAACTAACGGGGGCGACGCGGCAGTCAGAGCCGCATTGCGGATCAATTGGGCAGTGCGAAACATAATAAATCCGGCAATCAAGGCGCGATATAACACAGATTTTATAGCCCGTCATACCGTAGGTATTGATATCTCAGACCTACATGCGGTTAGGACGGGCGTGCGCGGGGACAACGATCTGGTCTGGGTAGGGCGGGCTGCCAACTACGCGGCCAAACTGACTACGCTCAGTACGGAGAGTCCTACCTGGATTACCAAGGCGGTTCACGACAAGCTGTCTGAGGGGCTACTAGCTAAGGATGGCGTGCCGATCTGGAAAAAATGGGAGTGGACCTCGATGAACCAGCACCCGATTCGATCCTCTACGTGGGAGCTACCGATCTCTTGA
- a CDS encoding DUF3800 domain-containing protein: MDFYIDESGNTGDLARTGPTLDFGGQAVFSLAAIGFEDEESLTEELAALRRKHNVQAAELKLSKILKRKPAFALDAVELLVKNDFPFFVEIVDKKYQLAASITNGFIWPPYFNTEESQNTVWLKNIFADYLYQNLSNEVFFAFVQCMNFPSNENTAAYFGLLKEFVSQDSHDVAKGIVSQVDESKDDFRIMIEQEGGRAHRRFLPIPDIGKREQEVWLLPNYSSFTNIYARMNLFLSRNLEGTRIFHDEQTHFDEIIAAAKRQAEKVNIRFDKFKPPCSDYNFKQISDLFFKASPESNGVQLADIVAGLCMRWYQAHLKNEDDTDVLDRPVDVLLHHINPGRGVGINIVGPHNMVDKLFGVDGY; this comes from the coding sequence ATGGATTTCTACATAGACGAGAGCGGCAACACGGGCGACTTGGCACGAACAGGCCCAACCCTTGATTTCGGTGGGCAGGCTGTTTTCAGTTTGGCCGCAATCGGCTTTGAGGACGAAGAATCTCTCACAGAAGAACTAGCTGCGCTAAGGAGGAAGCACAACGTTCAGGCAGCCGAACTCAAACTCAGCAAGATTTTGAAGCGCAAGCCTGCTTTTGCTTTGGATGCAGTTGAGCTTCTAGTCAAGAACGATTTCCCATTCTTCGTTGAAATTGTAGACAAGAAATACCAGCTTGCGGCGAGCATCACCAACGGATTCATCTGGCCTCCCTACTTCAACACGGAAGAATCACAAAATACCGTGTGGCTCAAGAACATCTTTGCGGACTATCTCTATCAAAATCTCTCGAATGAAGTTTTCTTTGCTTTTGTTCAGTGCATGAACTTTCCTTCTAATGAGAACACAGCCGCATATTTTGGCCTTCTCAAAGAATTTGTCAGCCAAGACTCTCACGACGTAGCCAAAGGCATCGTGTCTCAGGTTGACGAAAGCAAGGACGACTTTCGCATAATGATCGAACAGGAAGGTGGTAGAGCACACCGGCGCTTTCTCCCCATTCCAGACATAGGCAAGCGCGAACAGGAGGTCTGGTTACTTCCTAACTACTCTTCTTTTACCAACATCTATGCTCGCATGAATTTATTTCTTTCGAGAAATTTAGAAGGCACTAGAATCTTCCATGATGAGCAGACGCATTTCGATGAAATTATTGCTGCTGCAAAACGTCAAGCCGAGAAAGTCAATATCAGATTTGATAAGTTCAAGCCGCCCTGCTCCGATTATAATTTCAAGCAAATTTCAGATCTATTTTTCAAGGCGTCACCTGAAAGTAATGGAGTTCAATTGGCAGATATCGTCGCAGGTCTATGCATGCGTTGGTATCAGGCTCATCTCAAGAATGAAGATGACACCGACGTTCTTGACCGACCCGTAGACGTTCTCCTTCACCATATCAATCCAGGCAGGGGAGTAGGTATCAATATTGTAGGGCCGCACAACATGGTAGATAAATTATTCGGAGTTGACGGATACTAA